A section of the Acidobacteriota bacterium genome encodes:
- a CDS encoding radical SAM protein, translated as MSNKVVLFYPPYAGKPLGPPLSLLSLASPLLEDGFQVSIVDGSIKTDFKRIVAQEIKDAVCLGISLLTGQMIRSAVEVARLVRQLRPGLPIIFGGWHPSLLPAQTLGEDFIDVVVRAQGERTIVEIARLLSEGKPLDNVRGVSLKLADGVHHNPERPVENVNDLPTPAFDLGNLDAYEKITGVRKLPYASSVGCPYACNYCTDQVFYKRRFNAYSAGRVVQEVTELVSRYRLSEVAFLDSNFPVNIRRAIEIARGFLESKIRFRWTFQASTDLLCRMSDDEVRMLGKSGVTHMGFGTESASMEVLALMNKKHQRIDEMYETARKSELAGIRVTFNLILGYPGETEADRLETFRIMSDIARRYSNVSFSPNIFTPYPGIPIWPELRAKGVHEPRSLEEWADVDLGSNLLPWLQGEELHRLKRMLEYFLLNNQIRRTAARVPWMQGRIRKALGAPLRWRLQNHHYGFPWELWVARTTERLVTRRSLLTGQSLGHGMQEVC; from the coding sequence ATGAGTAACAAAGTGGTCCTTTTTTATCCGCCCTACGCAGGCAAGCCCCTCGGGCCACCGTTGAGCCTTCTCAGCCTGGCGTCGCCATTGCTTGAGGACGGGTTCCAGGTCTCGATTGTGGACGGGTCGATCAAGACCGACTTCAAACGCATTGTGGCACAGGAGATCAAAGATGCCGTCTGTCTTGGAATTTCCCTGCTCACTGGCCAGATGATCCGCTCTGCTGTCGAGGTCGCGCGGCTGGTCCGGCAGCTTCGCCCGGGGCTTCCCATCATTTTCGGAGGATGGCACCCCAGCCTCCTGCCGGCACAAACCCTCGGCGAAGACTTCATTGATGTTGTCGTAAGGGCGCAGGGAGAACGAACAATCGTTGAAATTGCCCGCCTGCTGAGCGAAGGGAAGCCGCTCGACAACGTCCGGGGGGTTTCTCTGAAGCTCGCCGACGGCGTTCATCATAATCCCGAGCGTCCGGTTGAAAATGTCAACGACCTGCCGACCCCTGCATTCGATTTGGGCAACCTGGATGCGTACGAAAAGATAACGGGCGTTCGCAAGCTGCCCTATGCGTCAAGCGTGGGTTGCCCCTATGCGTGCAACTATTGCACCGACCAGGTCTTCTACAAGCGGCGCTTCAACGCCTATAGTGCCGGCCGCGTGGTCCAGGAAGTCACCGAACTGGTGTCCCGTTACCGCCTGAGCGAGGTTGCATTCCTTGACTCAAACTTTCCGGTGAACATTAGGCGAGCGATCGAGATCGCAAGGGGTTTTCTCGAATCCAAAATCCGGTTTCGCTGGACGTTCCAGGCTTCAACGGACCTTTTATGCCGCATGAGCGATGATGAGGTTCGGATGCTGGGCAAGTCGGGCGTGACGCACATGGGCTTTGGGACGGAATCTGCGTCAATGGAAGTTCTCGCCCTGATGAACAAGAAGCATCAGAGGATTGACGAGATGTACGAAACCGCCCGCAAGTCGGAACTGGCCGGCATTCGAGTGACGTTCAATCTCATACTCGGATATCCGGGAGAAACGGAAGCCGACCGGCTGGAAACCTTCCGCATTATGAGCGATATCGCCCGGAGATATTCGAACGTCAGTTTTTCTCCAAATATTTTTACGCCCTATCCCGGAATTCCGATCTGGCCTGAACTCCGGGCCAAAGGGGTGCACGAGCCGAGATCACTCGAAGAGTGGGCGGACGTGGACCTTGGCAGCAATCTCCTGCCCTGGCTGCAGGGTGAGGAACTTCACCGCCTGAAACGAATGCTTGAGTACTTTCTCCTCAACAACCAGATCCGCCGGACGGCGGCGAGGGTTCCCTGGATGCAGGGAAGAATCCGAAAGGCGTTGGGCGCTCCTTTGCGGTGGCGGCTGCAGAACCATCACTATGGTTTCCCGTGGGAACTCTGGGTTGCCAGAACCACCGAGCGGCTGGTGACGCGCCGGTCGCTGCTGACAGGGCAATCGCTCGGGCACGGAATGCAGGAGGTCTGCTGA
- a CDS encoding class I SAM-dependent methyltransferase — protein MTITYGILPGPLCSYCGFTFVQEGRIWKALTPAREERFQQFIIEYETVRLREGRGSAGAHFYLELPYRDVTGRNGWQWKIRSRSFRFFYQRILPWLEYRYQGGLDVLDIGAGNCWLSYRLALRGHRPIAVDLLTNALDGLSAAHHYNDFLSRPFDLFQAEMDRLPFDRAQFDVAVFNASFHYSENYARTLQETLRCLRRPGHVLIIDSPFYRNEESGRKMLEEKHLKFQSEYGFPSDSIRGQEFLTPDTLDELAREHGLEWKQFEPWYGARWALRPLKARLLRRREPARFYVLWARLGNS, from the coding sequence ATGACGATCACGTATGGAATTCTGCCAGGTCCTTTGTGTTCTTATTGCGGATTCACGTTTGTCCAGGAAGGCAGGATCTGGAAGGCGCTTACACCGGCGCGCGAAGAACGCTTTCAGCAGTTCATCATCGAGTATGAAACGGTCAGGCTCCGTGAAGGACGAGGGTCAGCAGGTGCACACTTCTATCTTGAATTGCCCTACCGGGATGTTACCGGCCGCAACGGCTGGCAGTGGAAAATTCGGTCGCGAAGTTTCCGGTTTTTTTATCAGCGCATCCTGCCATGGCTCGAGTACCGCTACCAGGGTGGCCTGGACGTATTGGATATCGGCGCCGGAAACTGCTGGTTGAGCTATCGACTCGCCCTTCGGGGGCACCGTCCCATCGCTGTAGATTTGCTCACCAATGCGCTCGATGGCCTCAGTGCCGCCCACCATTACAACGATTTCCTGTCCCGGCCATTTGATTTGTTCCAGGCAGAGATGGATCGGCTGCCTTTTGATCGCGCCCAATTTGACGTTGCGGTCTTCAATGCTTCCTTCCACTATTCGGAAAACTATGCCCGGACATTGCAGGAGACTTTGCGGTGCCTGCGGCGGCCCGGCCACGTGCTGATTATCGATTCACCTTTTTACCGGAACGAGGAAAGCGGACGAAAAATGCTCGAAGAAAAACACCTGAAATTCCAAAGCGAATACGGCTTTCCTTCGGATAGCATCCGCGGCCAGGAATTTTTGACGCCGGACACGCTCGATGAACTCGCCCGCGAGCATGGCCTGGAATGGAAACAGTTTGAACCCTGGTACGGCGCGAGGTGGGCCCTGCGCCCGCTAAAAGCCCGCCTGCTGCGGCGGCGCGAGCCTGCCAGGTTTTACGTTCTTTGGGCCAGGCTGGGTAACTC
- a CDS encoding class I SAM-dependent methyltransferase: protein MTLRSGTIMTAPNAFDEIAETYDASFTDSAIGWAQRKAVWKEVDRNFTARQRVLEINCGTGVDALHLASQGVHVTACDSSPRMIALARQRAGLAVISPTVDFRVLANEQIETLHSEGPFDGILSNFSGLNCIPDLSFLADDLAQLVKEPSSMVLCLFGRFCIWETFWYLSRGNIRKATRRFAQEGSSAALSARSKTNVWYHSVRKLKKAFAPHFRLLRWKGVGITVPPSYLDFLATRYPQSFHLASQIDPWLGNCPAFRAMADHMLLTFERT from the coding sequence ATGACTTTGCGTTCCGGAACAATAATGACCGCGCCAAACGCATTCGACGAAATCGCTGAGACCTATGATGCGAGTTTTACGGATTCAGCCATCGGGTGGGCGCAGCGCAAGGCGGTCTGGAAAGAGGTCGACCGGAATTTCACAGCCAGGCAGCGGGTGCTTGAAATTAACTGTGGAACTGGAGTGGACGCCTTGCACCTGGCCAGCCAGGGAGTCCATGTGACCGCGTGCGATTCATCTCCTCGGATGATTGCGCTTGCGCGCCAGCGGGCGGGCCTCGCCGTAATTTCACCCACTGTTGATTTCAGAGTCCTGGCCAATGAACAGATCGAAACTCTGCATAGCGAAGGACCCTTTGATGGGATCCTTTCAAACTTCTCCGGACTTAACTGCATTCCCGACCTTTCTTTCTTAGCTGATGACCTGGCACAGCTGGTGAAGGAACCGAGCAGTATGGTTCTGTGCCTGTTCGGTCGTTTCTGCATCTGGGAAACCTTCTGGTATCTCTCGCGGGGGAATATCCGCAAGGCAACGCGGCGGTTTGCGCAGGAGGGAAGCTCGGCCGCACTTTCCGCCCGCTCCAAAACCAACGTCTGGTACCATTCCGTGCGAAAGTTGAAGAAGGCTTTTGCCCCGCATTTCCGGCTGTTGAGATGGAAAGGTGTGGGGATCACCGTCCCGCCTTCCTATCTCGATTTCCTGGCAACTCGTTACCCGCAGTCGTTTCATCTTGCTTCCCAAATCGATCCCTGGCTTGGCAACTGTCCTGCGTTTCGCGCGATGGCTGACCATATGCTTCTAACGTTTGAGAGGACCTGA
- a CDS encoding B12-binding domain-containing radical SAM protein — protein MADVLLTHPYHLYYDRKQIRKMQPYPPLGTLYAAALLRQKGFSVALFDSMLNDPAEGFPEALRKQHPKVAVIYEDNFNFLSKMCLSRMREVAFEMIDAARMAGARVVVHGSDSSDHCAEYLARGADYVLEGEAEWTLLEVVGSLVRDSKLDPVSIPGVAYSPNGNGRVIRSARRPLMRDLDQLPFPARDLVDLGLYRQVWQEAHGFFSLNLVSSRGCPYRCNWCAKPIYGDSFHARTPETVAEEIRQLRERYGADHLWFADDLFGINSRWIQNFASHVRSRNAAVPFKIQARADLMRSEDTVAALALCGCAEVWMGVESGSQKILDAMDKGIRVEQVLKARANLRQHGIRACFFLQFGYPGETWNDIQKTIQMVRKARPDDIGVSVSYPLPGTKFYQRVRDELGAKSNWVDSDDLAMMFKGAYTSDFYRALRDALHAEVESWSSQEAWRFSLRDRSAPAACVGTGKITELWNRVEQLEPACRNSDATLLPVLACSAMGCD, from the coding sequence TTGGCTGACGTTCTGCTGACCCACCCCTATCACCTTTATTACGACCGCAAGCAAATCCGCAAGATGCAGCCGTACCCTCCTCTGGGCACGCTCTACGCCGCCGCTCTGCTCAGGCAGAAAGGCTTCTCGGTCGCTTTGTTTGACAGCATGCTCAATGATCCTGCGGAGGGGTTTCCAGAGGCGCTGCGGAAGCAGCATCCAAAGGTCGCGGTGATTTACGAAGACAATTTCAACTTTCTTTCCAAAATGTGTCTGAGCCGCATGAGAGAAGTTGCTTTTGAGATGATCGATGCCGCCCGTATGGCTGGAGCCAGGGTCGTCGTTCACGGATCGGATTCTTCAGACCACTGTGCTGAGTATCTGGCAAGGGGCGCGGATTATGTCCTCGAAGGCGAGGCTGAGTGGACGTTGCTCGAGGTCGTCGGGTCCCTGGTTAGAGATTCGAAGCTTGACCCTGTGAGTATTCCCGGCGTCGCGTACTCTCCGAACGGCAACGGGCGGGTGATTCGGTCGGCCCGCAGGCCGCTGATGCGGGACCTGGATCAGCTCCCTTTTCCGGCGCGCGATCTGGTGGACTTGGGCCTCTACCGGCAGGTCTGGCAGGAGGCGCATGGCTTCTTTTCTCTCAACCTGGTATCAAGCCGTGGTTGTCCGTATCGTTGCAACTGGTGTGCGAAACCGATATACGGTGACTCCTTCCATGCCCGGACTCCTGAGACTGTGGCAGAAGAAATCCGGCAGCTCCGCGAGAGGTATGGAGCAGATCATCTCTGGTTTGCGGATGATCTTTTCGGAATCAACAGCCGCTGGATTCAGAATTTTGCCAGCCATGTCAGAAGCCGGAATGCCGCCGTCCCTTTCAAGATACAGGCAAGAGCAGACCTGATGCGCAGTGAGGATACTGTCGCAGCTCTTGCCCTCTGTGGCTGCGCGGAAGTGTGGATGGGAGTGGAATCCGGGTCGCAGAAAATCCTGGATGCCATGGATAAGGGGATCCGCGTCGAGCAGGTCCTGAAGGCCCGTGCTAATTTAAGACAACACGGAATTCGTGCCTGCTTCTTCCTTCAGTTCGGTTATCCCGGCGAGACTTGGAACGATATTCAGAAAACCATTCAAATGGTCCGCAAAGCTCGGCCGGATGACATCGGCGTTTCAGTTTCCTATCCCTTGCCCGGAACAAAATTTTACCAGCGCGTGCGCGATGAACTGGGCGCCAAGAGCAATTGGGTGGATAGCGATGATCTCGCAATGATGTTCAAGGGGGCCTATACAAGCGATTTCTACCGCGCGCTCCGTGACGCGCTCCACGCTGAGGTGGAGTCCTGGAGTTCGCAGGAAGCATGGCGGTTCAGCCTTCGAGACCGTTCCGCGCCCGCGGCCTGCGTGGGCACCGGTAAGATCACGGAACTATGGAATAGAGTCGAGCAATTGGAACCAGCCTGCAGGAATTCCGACGCGACGCTGTTGCCTGTTCTGGCTTGCTCCGCCATGGGATGCGACTAG
- a CDS encoding B12-binding domain-containing radical SAM protein, which produces MDLLLTHGYFLEEDAKEQAIMKPYVPLGILYLASHLRSRNFDVEVFDTTFASRRDLLEVLQSGEPAILGVYANLMTRPSVVRILQAAKKAGWKTIVGGPEPASYIDEYLAAGADVVVIGEGEVTLEELVPALRSGSFHLLSRVNGIAFRGDNGRVHRTPPRAQMSNIDDQPWPSRESVEIERYLKAWRDNHGTGSVSLITARGCPYECQWCSHAVYGRTHRRRKPSSVVDELEWIIGRYSPDMIWMADDVFTIHHGWLFQYAAEMRRRGLRIPFECISRADRLNPQIVALLSELGCFRIWIGSESGSQRVLDSMRRGVSVEQVQSVVRLCKANGIQTGMFLMWGYEGEELTDIEATINHVKRSNPDVFLTTVAYPIRGTPYFERVADRVTELEVWAEGSDRDFRIRGRHSRRFYQSVNQLLRAEVEVQRMSGTDTMDTPSELFALRQQIEKAREEMKISFAEVEA; this is translated from the coding sequence ATGGATTTGCTTCTAACTCACGGCTACTTCCTGGAGGAGGACGCCAAAGAGCAGGCGATCATGAAGCCCTACGTTCCTCTGGGCATTCTTTACCTTGCTTCGCACCTGCGCTCACGAAACTTCGACGTCGAAGTCTTTGACACCACTTTTGCCTCCCGCAGAGATTTGCTGGAAGTACTACAGAGCGGCGAGCCTGCCATCCTGGGTGTCTACGCAAATCTCATGACGCGGCCCAGCGTGGTCCGGATTCTCCAGGCGGCAAAAAAAGCCGGCTGGAAGACCATAGTTGGGGGGCCTGAGCCCGCTTCTTACATTGATGAGTATCTCGCGGCCGGCGCGGATGTGGTGGTCATCGGCGAAGGCGAGGTCACCCTGGAAGAGCTGGTTCCGGCTCTGCGGAGCGGTTCGTTCCATCTTCTGAGCCGGGTCAACGGCATCGCATTTCGAGGCGATAACGGCAGGGTCCACCGTACGCCGCCCCGGGCGCAGATGTCGAACATTGACGATCAACCCTGGCCCAGCCGTGAGTCAGTGGAGATCGAGCGCTATCTCAAGGCCTGGCGTGACAATCATGGCACGGGCTCGGTGTCTCTGATCACCGCGCGCGGCTGCCCCTATGAGTGCCAGTGGTGCAGCCATGCCGTGTATGGCCGCACGCACCGCCGGCGGAAACCCTCTTCTGTGGTTGATGAACTTGAATGGATTATCGGCCGTTACAGCCCGGACATGATCTGGATGGCCGACGATGTTTTCACCATTCATCACGGCTGGCTGTTCCAATATGCGGCGGAAATGAGGCGGCGCGGTCTCAGGATTCCTTTCGAATGTATCTCGCGCGCCGACCGGCTGAATCCGCAGATCGTGGCGCTTCTGTCGGAGCTTGGCTGTTTCCGCATCTGGATCGGCTCGGAAAGCGGTTCGCAGAGGGTCCTGGACTCGATGCGCCGGGGCGTTTCAGTGGAGCAGGTGCAGTCTGTCGTGCGGTTGTGCAAGGCCAATGGCATACAGACGGGCATGTTCCTGATGTGGGGCTATGAAGGCGAGGAGTTGACCGATATTGAAGCCACCATTAATCATGTCAAGCGGAGCAATCCTGACGTTTTTCTCACCACCGTCGCCTACCCGATTCGTGGAACTCCCTATTTCGAAAGAGTGGCAGACCGTGTAACCGAGCTCGAGGTTTGGGCGGAAGGGTCCGACCGCGATTTCAGGATCCGCGGGCGACATTCCCGTCGTTTTTATCAGAGCGTCAACCAGCTCTTGCGAGCTGAAGTTGAGGTCCAGAGGATGTCGGGCACAGACACCATGGACACGCCTTCTGAGCTGTTCGCTCTTCGACAACAAATCGAGAAGGCACGCGAGGAAATGAAGATCTCATTCGCTGAGGTCGAGGCGTAA